The Sneathiella sp. P13V-1 genome includes a window with the following:
- the moaB gene encoding molybdenum cofactor biosynthesis protein B: MPGIDESRPFIPVRIAVLTVSDTRGLEEDRSGNTLVERLEKAGHILADRIIVKDEVSDIQAVLKNWIASDEVDVVISTGGTGVTGRDVTPEAFSELYEKEISGFGELFRMLSYQKIGTSTIQSRATGGVAGGTYLFALPGSTGAVKDGWDDILVHQLDYRYMPCNFVELFGRLQEHQKRSKS; this comes from the coding sequence ATGCCAGGAATTGACGAAAGCCGCCCTTTTATTCCTGTCAGAATAGCGGTTTTGACCGTATCTGACACCCGCGGACTTGAGGAAGATCGCTCCGGCAACACACTGGTTGAGCGCCTAGAGAAAGCGGGGCATATTCTTGCCGACCGTATAATCGTCAAAGATGAAGTTAGCGATATTCAGGCTGTGCTTAAAAACTGGATTGCGTCTGACGAGGTGGACGTGGTGATTTCTACAGGAGGCACGGGGGTCACCGGCCGTGATGTCACACCAGAGGCATTCTCTGAACTTTATGAGAAAGAAATCTCCGGCTTCGGTGAATTATTCCGAATGCTCAGTTATCAGAAAATTGGCACCTCCACCATTCAATCGCGTGCAACCGGCGGCGTTGCGGGCGGCACCTATTTATTTGCTCTTCCCGGCTCCACCGGTGCTGTAAAAGACGGTTGGGATGACATTCTTGTCCATCAACTGGACTACCGTTACATGCCGTGCAACTTTGTAGAATTGTTTGGTCGCCTTCAGGAACATCAAAAACGCAGTAAAAGCTAA
- the mutY gene encoding A/G-specific adenine glycosylase, whose translation MSNFADAMLNWFDQNARDLPWRIAGQAHPEPYHVWLSEIMLQQTTVVTVKPYFEKFIKLWPSVEAMAAAPLDDILTHWAGLGYYARARNLHKCAVEVCHKWGGKFPETEEELLSLPGVGPYTAAAIAAIAFEQPAVVVDGNIERIVSRVFRIEEQLPKARSEIRAFAETLTPNTRPGDYAQSLMDLGSGICKPKKPLCGECPVSSMCKAFEVGDMEAFPKKAPKKVKPTKYAPVLWIENNQGKVLIQKREEKGLLGGMMEFPSAEWREQSVTTDEMKTLGTRLIEELGLGRFKHQVAAHAPIKHTFTHFHLFLHPFQVTLIEDNSPRLNWGQWVDHRELDSYALPTLMTKVAGRVLEEQKSLSL comes from the coding sequence ATGAGCAACTTTGCCGATGCAATGCTGAACTGGTTTGATCAGAATGCCCGTGACCTCCCCTGGCGCATTGCGGGGCAAGCACATCCTGAACCCTATCATGTCTGGCTTAGCGAAATTATGCTGCAGCAAACGACAGTGGTGACAGTAAAACCCTATTTCGAGAAATTTATAAAACTATGGCCATCGGTTGAGGCGATGGCTGCTGCCCCCTTGGATGATATATTAACTCATTGGGCGGGATTGGGCTATTATGCCCGCGCCCGCAACTTGCATAAATGTGCCGTCGAAGTATGTCACAAATGGGGCGGAAAATTCCCTGAAACAGAAGAAGAACTTCTTTCCCTTCCAGGGGTTGGTCCCTATACCGCGGCAGCCATTGCCGCCATAGCCTTTGAGCAACCTGCTGTTGTTGTAGACGGCAACATCGAACGAATTGTGAGCCGAGTTTTCAGGATTGAAGAGCAACTTCCCAAAGCGCGTTCTGAAATCCGGGCTTTTGCAGAAACTTTGACACCGAACACAAGGCCCGGAGATTATGCGCAAAGTTTGATGGATTTGGGGTCTGGTATTTGTAAGCCTAAGAAGCCTTTATGTGGTGAATGCCCTGTATCCAGTATGTGTAAGGCTTTTGAGGTTGGGGATATGGAAGCCTTTCCAAAGAAAGCCCCGAAAAAGGTCAAGCCAACAAAATATGCACCTGTCCTTTGGATCGAAAACAACCAAGGGAAAGTCCTGATCCAAAAGCGCGAGGAGAAGGGGCTTTTAGGGGGGATGATGGAGTTTCCATCCGCTGAGTGGCGGGAGCAAAGTGTAACAACCGATGAGATGAAAACACTTGGCACTCGGTTGATTGAAGAGTTGGGGCTTGGCAGATTCAAACATCAAGTTGCCGCGCATGCCCCAATTAAACACACATTTACCCACTTCCATTTATTCCTGCACCCATTTCAGGTGACGCTTATTGAAGACAACAGTCCGCGACTAAACTGGGGACAATGGGTGGATCATAGAGAGTTGGATAGTTATGCCCTGCCCACATTAATGACCAAAGTCGCAGGCAGGGTCTTGGAAGAACAAAAGAGTTTGTCTCTATAG
- a CDS encoding peroxidase-related enzyme (This protein belongs to a clade of uncharacterized proteins related to peroxidases such as the alkylhydroperoxidase AhpD.): MSEQPISRYPVPDVMELPEDMRDLILGVQEKAGFIPNVFLALAHRPDELRAFFNYHDAIMLREDSKLTKAEKEMIIVATSSDNNCLYCVVAHGALLRIYSKQPLLADQLATNHNKADITPRQKAMIDFALKVSNDAGSIGDADYENLKSHGFDEEDIWDIGAITAFFGLSNRMANLTSMRPNDQFYTMGR, encoded by the coding sequence ATGTCAGAACAACCAATTAGCAGATATCCGGTTCCAGATGTGATGGAACTCCCAGAAGATATGAGGGACCTTATACTCGGCGTTCAGGAAAAGGCTGGATTTATTCCGAATGTATTTTTGGCCCTTGCCCATCGTCCGGACGAGCTTCGAGCTTTCTTCAATTACCATGATGCCATCATGCTTCGTGAAGACAGCAAGCTGACCAAAGCCGAAAAAGAAATGATTATTGTCGCAACGTCATCAGACAATAATTGCCTTTATTGTGTCGTTGCCCATGGGGCACTGTTGCGAATTTACTCAAAACAGCCACTTCTTGCCGATCAACTCGCGACAAATCACAACAAGGCGGACATCACACCGCGCCAGAAGGCGATGATTGATTTTGCCCTGAAAGTTTCAAACGATGCTGGCTCCATTGGAGACGCTGATTACGAAAACTTGAAGTCTCATGGCTTTGACGAAGAAGACATTTGGGATATCGGTGCCATCACAGCATTTTTTGGTCTCAGCAACCGCATGGCAAACCTGACCTCCATGCGACCAAATGACCAGTTTTATACGATGGGAAGATAG
- a CDS encoding MDR family oxidoreductase — MKAIVITNDDNNYKAELTDISEDQLPEGDVTVKVDYSTINFKEGLAITGKSPVVRKFPMTPGIDVAGTVETSTHPDYKAGDKVILNGWGVGEVHPGGLAEKIRLNGDWLVPMPEKFSSKQAMAIGTAGYTAMLCVMALERQGVTPDKGEILVTGAAGGVGSVAISILSKLGYTVVASTGRPEEADYLKKLGASDIIDRNELSEKGRPMGKERWAGAVDTVGSHTLANVCATTKYGGVVTACGLAQGMDFPATVAPFILRGVILNGIDSVYCPKETRLEAWRRLAEDLDTSNIDLMTTEVPLSEAIPTAEKILEGKVRGRVVVNVNA, encoded by the coding sequence ATGAAAGCCATCGTAATTACAAATGATGACAATAACTATAAAGCAGAGCTCACCGACATCAGTGAAGATCAACTGCCAGAAGGTGATGTAACCGTTAAGGTCGACTATTCCACCATCAACTTTAAAGAAGGTCTTGCGATTACGGGTAAGTCCCCTGTGGTTCGCAAATTCCCAATGACACCGGGCATTGATGTTGCCGGCACCGTAGAGACAAGCACCCATCCAGATTACAAAGCGGGTGATAAAGTGATCCTGAACGGTTGGGGTGTGGGCGAAGTTCATCCGGGTGGCCTTGCAGAAAAGATCCGCCTGAACGGTGACTGGCTCGTCCCGATGCCCGAAAAATTCTCCTCCAAACAGGCGATGGCAATCGGAACAGCTGGATACACAGCAATGCTCTGCGTGATGGCGTTGGAGCGCCAAGGCGTGACACCTGATAAAGGTGAGATCCTGGTCACTGGTGCCGCCGGCGGTGTTGGCAGTGTTGCCATTTCCATCCTGTCCAAACTTGGCTACACCGTTGTCGCCTCCACAGGTCGTCCAGAAGAAGCGGACTACCTCAAAAAACTAGGCGCTTCTGATATTATTGATCGTAATGAGCTTTCTGAAAAAGGCCGCCCGATGGGTAAAGAGCGTTGGGCGGGTGCTGTAGACACAGTTGGCAGCCACACCCTTGCAAATGTCTGCGCCACAACAAAATACGGCGGTGTCGTCACAGCATGTGGCCTTGCACAAGGCATGGACTTCCCGGCAACGGTTGCACCTTTTATCTTACGTGGTGTGATCCTAAACGGCATCGACAGCGTATATTGTCCAAAGGAAACGCGTTTGGAGGCTTGGCGTCGTCTTGCAGAGGATCTGGACACCTCTAACATTGATCTGATGACAACAGAAGTTCCGCTTTCAGAAGCCATTCCAACGGCCGAGAAAATCCTGGAAGGAAAAGTTCGCGGCCGCGTCGTTGTGAATGTAAACGCGTAA
- a CDS encoding PA0069 family radical SAM protein: MAEHSLNRHEDPRYRGRGAGINPAGRFEKTSSEISDDGWRDYREELPPLRTSVTIETPKSVLTRNQSPDVPFDRSVNPYRGCEHGCIYCFARPSHGYLNLSSGVDFETKLFAKPTAAALLQAEISEKNYKCRPIAFGTNTDPYQPIEKERKITRSILEMLGNCAHPFTVTTKSALVTRDIDILAPLAERRLTAVGISVTSLDPHLSRRMEPRASSPAKRIDAIKKLTDKGIPVVLQLAPVIPAINDMEMERIMETAKTAGATQAIFLPIRLPFEVSELFQNWLQAHFPDRASKVMAQIRSLRGGRENDPRFKERMKGQGAYAEIMHQRFTKLSKKLGFSARKYDLDCSQFKAPGAPISQLPLFS, encoded by the coding sequence ATGGCAGAACACTCCTTAAATAGGCATGAAGATCCCCGATATCGTGGAAGAGGCGCAGGAATAAACCCAGCGGGGCGATTCGAAAAGACATCCTCAGAAATATCTGATGATGGGTGGCGCGACTATCGGGAAGAACTACCTCCTCTTAGAACTTCGGTTACAATCGAAACACCAAAATCAGTTCTCACACGCAATCAATCTCCGGACGTCCCGTTTGATCGATCCGTAAACCCCTACCGTGGATGTGAACATGGATGCATTTATTGTTTTGCACGACCAAGTCATGGCTATTTGAATTTGTCCTCCGGTGTTGATTTCGAAACCAAATTATTCGCAAAGCCAACTGCAGCGGCTTTGCTACAAGCTGAGATTTCTGAGAAAAACTACAAATGCCGGCCAATTGCCTTTGGAACAAATACCGACCCCTATCAGCCCATAGAAAAAGAACGTAAGATCACCAGAAGCATACTAGAGATGTTAGGAAATTGTGCGCACCCGTTTACCGTCACAACCAAATCAGCTTTGGTGACCAGAGATATTGATATTCTGGCCCCGCTTGCGGAACGCAGATTAACGGCTGTTGGCATTTCGGTAACAAGCCTTGACCCGCATCTTTCCAGACGGATGGAACCCCGCGCCAGTAGCCCTGCCAAACGTATTGATGCCATTAAGAAGCTAACGGACAAGGGCATCCCCGTCGTTCTTCAACTCGCTCCCGTCATTCCCGCTATAAACGACATGGAAATGGAACGCATAATGGAGACGGCAAAAACCGCTGGGGCGACCCAAGCTATATTCCTGCCAATTCGCCTCCCCTTTGAAGTCTCAGAGCTTTTTCAAAACTGGCTGCAAGCACACTTTCCTGACAGAGCCTCAAAAGTCATGGCGCAAATTCGAAGCCTACGCGGAGGCAGGGAAAATGATCCGAGGTTCAAAGAACGTATGAAAGGACAAGGCGCTTATGCAGAAATTATGCATCAACGTTTCACAAAACTGTCCAAAAAACTTGGATTTTCAGCCCGAAAGTACGATTTGGACTGCAGCCAATTCAAGGCACCGGGCGCGCCGATTAGTCAACTTCCTCTCTTTTCTTAA
- a CDS encoding PilZ domain-containing protein, whose amino-acid sequence MANFFTVGAHRPHNRKDRRYDMPRLSLKIGDKEFETFDWSLGGFRIPDFKGRPPVGEVMRVTELCYSDTHRVPVNCEVTVTRVVLGKNQVAFSFKTIDDTAFDFLESASLQRLSLLSKNN is encoded by the coding sequence ATGGCAAATTTCTTCACAGTTGGGGCTCACCGACCTCATAACAGAAAAGACAGACGCTATGATATGCCGCGGCTGTCCTTGAAAATTGGTGACAAAGAGTTTGAAACCTTCGACTGGAGCCTTGGGGGATTTCGCATCCCTGACTTTAAAGGCCGCCCCCCTGTTGGTGAAGTTATGCGTGTTACTGAACTTTGTTATTCAGACACTCACCGCGTCCCTGTTAATTGTGAGGTAACAGTTACTCGCGTTGTCTTAGGTAAAAATCAGGTCGCCTTCTCGTTCAAAACAATTGATGACACCGCTTTTGATTTTCTGGAATCCGCGAGCTTACAGCGTTTATCACTTCTGTCTAAAAACAACTAG
- a CDS encoding TetR/AcrR family transcriptional regulator, with the protein MTDKQPIKRGRGRPPKVHEGEWDTKQRLIRHGTAVLTEKGFASTGIDQILKEAGIPKGSFYHYFDSKDDFGLAMVANYKQYFANRLDRFLLNKEKPALDRLQDFINDAKSGLERFDFKRGCLVGNLGQELASLSDTFREPLEEIFQDWQCRVKACLDEAVIEGSMDNRLDTAEMAATFWIGWEGAILRSKLVRSTAPVDLFAKSFFRCLSSDPYPHHPKKGE; encoded by the coding sequence ATGACAGATAAGCAACCGATCAAAAGAGGTCGCGGAAGACCCCCGAAAGTTCATGAAGGCGAATGGGATACAAAACAGCGCCTGATAAGACATGGCACAGCGGTACTAACCGAAAAAGGTTTTGCCAGTACTGGCATTGATCAAATCCTGAAAGAAGCTGGAATTCCTAAAGGTTCCTTCTACCATTACTTTGATAGCAAAGACGATTTCGGTCTGGCGATGGTCGCAAATTACAAACAGTATTTTGCCAATCGGTTGGACCGGTTTCTTTTAAATAAAGAAAAGCCCGCATTGGATCGGCTGCAGGATTTTATTAATGACGCGAAATCCGGACTTGAGCGTTTTGATTTCAAACGTGGATGCCTCGTTGGAAATCTGGGACAGGAGCTGGCTTCTTTAAGCGATACGTTTAGGGAGCCTTTGGAAGAGATTTTTCAGGATTGGCAGTGCCGTGTTAAAGCCTGCCTCGATGAGGCTGTCATTGAAGGCAGTATGGATAACCGGCTGGATACGGCTGAAATGGCCGCAACCTTCTGGATAGGATGGGAAGGCGCGATTTTAAGATCGAAACTCGTCCGCTCCACAGCCCCTGTAGATTTATTTGCCAAAAGTTTTTTCCGGTGCCTGTCATCGGACCCATACCCCCACCACCCCAAAAAGGGAGAGTAG
- a CDS encoding site-specific DNA-methyltransferase: MSKLPLNQILKGDCIELMNSLPEKSVDMIFADPPYNMQLAGELHRPDNSLVDAVDDHWDQFDSFQAYDQFTNDWLKAAKRVLKDNGTLWVIGSYHNIFRVGATLQDLGYWMLNDVIWRKTNPMPNFRGTRFTNAHETLIWCSKDKDAKGITFNYDAMKVMNDDVQMRSDWHLPICSGGERLKIDGEKAHTTQKPEALLYRVLMAASKPGDIILDPFFGSGTTGAVAKKLGRRYIGLEREQKYIDVAEKRISRVQRMDKDDLEYTKGKRQEPRVPFGSVVERGLLSAGQTLFDRRKKYKAKVRADGSLVAADLSGSIHKVGAQLQGASTCNGWTFWHFEVEGQPVSIDVLRQQVRSEMN; encoded by the coding sequence ATGAGCAAACTGCCCCTGAATCAAATTTTAAAAGGTGACTGCATCGAACTGATGAACAGTCTTCCAGAGAAGTCCGTAGACATGATTTTTGCGGATCCTCCCTACAATATGCAGCTGGCGGGTGAACTGCATCGCCCTGACAACAGCCTGGTGGATGCTGTCGATGATCACTGGGACCAATTCGATAGTTTTCAGGCCTATGACCAATTTACAAATGACTGGCTGAAGGCGGCTAAGCGGGTTCTGAAGGACAATGGAACTTTGTGGGTTATCGGCTCCTACCACAATATCTTCCGTGTAGGAGCAACGCTGCAAGATCTTGGGTATTGGATGCTCAATGATGTGATTTGGCGGAAAACCAACCCAATGCCAAATTTCCGTGGCACTCGTTTCACAAATGCCCATGAAACATTGATCTGGTGTTCAAAGGACAAAGACGCCAAAGGTATCACCTTCAACTATGACGCCATGAAAGTCATGAATGATGACGTTCAGATGCGCTCCGATTGGCACCTGCCAATTTGTAGTGGCGGAGAACGCCTCAAGATCGACGGCGAAAAGGCTCACACAACCCAAAAACCCGAAGCCCTGCTCTATCGTGTTCTGATGGCTGCGAGTAAGCCGGGTGACATTATCCTCGACCCGTTTTTTGGATCCGGTACAACCGGTGCTGTGGCGAAGAAACTTGGTCGCCGTTATATCGGGTTGGAGCGCGAGCAGAAATACATCGACGTCGCAGAAAAACGCATCTCTCGCGTTCAGCGCATGGACAAAGACGATCTGGAATACACTAAAGGCAAACGTCAGGAACCTCGGGTCCCATTTGGCTCTGTTGTGGAACGTGGACTTCTCTCTGCTGGACAGACATTGTTCGATCGTCGTAAAAAATACAAAGCTAAAGTACGCGCCGATGGTAGTCTGGTGGCTGCTGACTTAAGTGGTTCAATTCATAAAGTCGGTGCGCAACTTCAAGGCGCCAGTACATGTAATGGCTGGACTTTCTGGCATTTCGAAGTGGAAGGTCAGCCCGTATCCATCGACGTCCTGCGTCAGCAGGTACGATCTGAAATGAACTAG
- a CDS encoding ribonuclease HII produces MSEPDLSLEQEMGGIVAGVDEVGRGPFAGPVISAAVILDPDNIPMGIRDSKKLSKKKREILFDQILETSIVGIGRAEVTEIDELNILQATFVAMRRAVKELGTPPSNILVDGNKDPDFGLPTRTIVKGDSLSLSIAAASIVAKVTRDREMLTLSKLYPHYGWEKNSGYGTAEHRKGLSLFGVTPQHRRSFAPIRKILDSCKVKNEL; encoded by the coding sequence TTGAGTGAACCGGATTTATCTTTGGAGCAGGAAATGGGCGGCATTGTTGCCGGGGTGGATGAAGTGGGACGTGGGCCTTTTGCGGGTCCTGTCATATCAGCCGCTGTCATTCTCGATCCGGATAACATCCCAATGGGCATTCGCGACTCCAAAAAGCTCTCCAAAAAGAAACGCGAGATCCTGTTTGATCAGATACTGGAGACGTCTATCGTCGGGATTGGCCGGGCGGAGGTCACCGAAATTGATGAGTTGAATATCCTACAAGCCACTTTTGTTGCCATGCGTCGGGCCGTGAAAGAACTCGGCACCCCCCCTTCCAATATATTGGTTGATGGCAATAAAGATCCGGATTTTGGCCTTCCGACACGAACAATTGTGAAAGGAGACAGCCTTTCTTTGTCCATTGCAGCCGCTTCTATTGTTGCAAAAGTGACACGCGACCGGGAAATGTTAACCTTATCAAAGCTCTATCCACACTACGGATGGGAGAAAAATTCCGGATACGGAACAGCCGAACACCGCAAGGGATTGAGTCTATTTGGCGTAACACCACAACATAGGCGAAGTTTTGCCCCCATTCGCAAAATTCTTGATTCATGTAAAGTTAAAAATGAACTGTAG
- a CDS encoding EF-hand domain-containing protein — MKKALLTTSLAVFYCLLLQTASAQSFNSAQFIGIDRDASNAISKSEAANFRQRYFTTLDINGDGQVTYDEYVEANQLKGASTNPDYKVPVPEDFSQTDTNKDKILNADEFAAEGVRRFELLDKDKDGSVSRAEFVAPGL, encoded by the coding sequence ATGAAAAAAGCACTTCTCACCACTTCGCTGGCCGTCTTCTATTGCCTATTATTACAAACGGCCAGCGCACAAAGTTTTAACAGTGCACAGTTTATCGGCATCGACCGGGACGCCAGTAACGCCATCAGCAAAAGCGAAGCCGCCAATTTCCGTCAGCGGTATTTCACCACTTTGGACATAAACGGGGATGGTCAAGTTACCTATGATGAGTATGTAGAAGCGAACCAGTTGAAAGGTGCCTCTACCAATCCTGATTATAAAGTCCCCGTTCCAGAAGATTTCAGCCAAACAGATACGAATAAAGACAAGATATTGAACGCTGACGAGTTCGCCGCTGAGGGTGTGCGGAGGTTCGAGCTGCTGGATAAAGATAAAGACGGTTCCGTTAGCCGCGCAGAATTCGTTGCTCCGGGCCTCTAA